A section of the bacterium genome encodes:
- a CDS encoding DUF502 domain-containing protein, with translation MTASLLPSPEHKFAARLRGYFLTGLLVLVPISLTVYIIFELFKAIDGILKDEIFVILRQTFGVTFTFPGVGMIALLLLILGTGMAARSYFGNKLVEFGNRAVTRIPIIRRIYGTVQQLSQALFGEQHQSFKKTVLVPYPNPNTWRLGFYIREIRGEIQEALQREIVCVFIPNPPNPTGGFLMFYPKSEVIELEMPVEDAIHMLISYGTVAPKARTSKHMMLTRDHLESLTPKPE, from the coding sequence ATGACCGCCTCGTTGCTGCCCTCGCCCGAGCACAAGTTTGCCGCCCGCTTGCGGGGCTATTTTCTCACCGGCCTGCTGGTGTTGGTGCCGATCAGCCTGACCGTCTACATCATTTTCGAGCTGTTCAAGGCGATCGACGGCATTCTCAAAGATGAAATCTTCGTCATCCTGCGCCAGACGTTCGGCGTGACGTTCACCTTCCCCGGGGTGGGAATGATCGCGCTGCTGCTGTTGATTTTGGGTACCGGCATGGCGGCGCGCAGCTACTTCGGCAACAAGCTGGTGGAATTCGGCAATCGCGCCGTCACCCGCATTCCCATCATCCGCCGCATCTACGGCACGGTGCAACAGCTCAGCCAGGCGCTCTTCGGCGAGCAGCACCAGTCTTTCAAAAAGACCGTGTTGGTGCCCTACCCAAACCCCAATACCTGGCGGCTGGGCTTCTACATTCGCGAAATTCGCGGGGAAATTCAGGAGGCACTGCAGCGCGAGATTGTGTGCGTGTTCATTCCCAATCCTCCCAACCCCACCGGCGGCTTCTTGATGTTTTATCCCAAAAGCGAAGTCATCGAGTTGGAAATGCCGGTGGAAGATGCCATCCACATGTTGATTTCCTACGGCACGGTGGCGCCCAAGGCCCGGACTTCCAAGCACATGATGCTGACGCGCGATCACCTGGAATCCCTGACGCCCAAGCCGGAGTGA
- a CDS encoding septum formation initiator family protein, which produces MTSHFFAKPAGRRSKLWHKASWLLCGILLYLAYTYFGGSSGLIQLWRLKQRHNSLQQDLTTLQATQDSLKQVIHLLQHDTTYIEKIARERFQMGKPGETIYTIVKQPAAKEDKKQP; this is translated from the coding sequence ATGACCTCCCACTTTTTCGCCAAACCCGCCGGCCGCCGCAGCAAGCTGTGGCACAAAGCCTCCTGGCTGCTCTGCGGCATCTTGCTTTACCTCGCCTACACCTATTTCGGCGGCAGCTCCGGGCTGATTCAACTCTGGCGGCTGAAACAGCGCCACAACTCTCTGCAGCAGGACCTCACCACGCTGCAGGCCACGCAGGACAGCCTCAAACAGGTGATTCATCTCCTGCAGCATGACACCACCTACATCGAGAAAATCGCGCGCGAACGCTTTCAGATGGGCAAACCGGGAGAGACCATCTACACCATCGTGAAACAGCCGGCGGCCAAGGAGGACAAGAAGCAGCCATGA
- a CDS encoding DUF92 domain-containing protein codes for MPDLHFPPLRDWLIFAFFLLALFGLIAFANWMQRAHAVSAERTRKLVHVLSGVAVLISPFLFATPILLLVMAALFVLLNALALRTGRFAGIHATGRKTYGTVFYPLSFFLLILLFWQREVTALWVGMSLLGIADFCAALAGEAAAKPIMLPLNSDRKSLQGSVTMFFSSLLLVWAGFAWIAPLLGPAPELARALLAAVGISLLATAAEALSWRGSDNLTVPLLGAVMAYFYLHAPWTAIVQFFTGEILALAVAAVSYRVRFLDLSGALATFVLGAVVFGWGGWAFSLPLLAFFVLSSLLSRFGARRKRAASRAFQKGHRRDFGQVVANGGVPGLLVVLWYLDPQPLWYSLFLGAVAAVTADTWATEIGLLSRRPPRLITTLQTVAAGTSGAISGLGLFGAGLGAFTIAMLGAALQFGEPGQRFGFSGIAFITLAGVLAHLFDSLLGATIQAQRICPTCGKISEKRGECCGAERQPHSGWHWVDNDVVNGVCALCGVLAVLLATPVLQ; via the coding sequence ATGCCCGACTTGCACTTCCCCCCGCTACGTGATTGGCTGATCTTCGCCTTCTTTTTGCTTGCGCTGTTCGGTTTGATCGCTTTCGCCAATTGGATGCAACGGGCGCATGCGGTATCGGCGGAACGCACGCGCAAATTGGTGCATGTGCTCAGCGGGGTTGCCGTTCTCATTTCTCCTTTCCTCTTTGCGACGCCCATTCTCTTGTTGGTGATGGCGGCGTTGTTTGTGCTCTTGAATGCGCTGGCGCTGCGGACCGGCCGCTTTGCGGGCATTCACGCCACCGGGCGCAAAACCTACGGCACCGTCTTCTATCCACTCTCTTTCTTTCTGTTGATCTTGCTGTTTTGGCAGCGCGAGGTCACTGCCCTGTGGGTGGGAATGAGTCTGCTCGGCATCGCGGATTTCTGCGCGGCGCTCGCCGGCGAGGCTGCGGCCAAACCGATCATGCTGCCCCTCAACAGCGACCGCAAGAGCTTGCAGGGTTCGGTGACGATGTTCTTCAGTTCTCTGTTGCTGGTGTGGGCCGGCTTCGCGTGGATCGCACCGCTGCTCGGCCCGGCGCCGGAGTTGGCGCGCGCACTGCTCGCTGCCGTGGGCATCAGCCTGCTGGCCACGGCCGCGGAGGCCCTGTCCTGGCGCGGTTCGGATAATCTCACGGTGCCGCTGCTGGGTGCGGTGATGGCCTACTTCTATCTGCACGCGCCCTGGACTGCGATTGTGCAATTCTTCACCGGCGAGATTCTAGCGCTGGCGGTGGCGGCCGTCTCCTACCGTGTGCGCTTTTTGGATCTCAGCGGCGCCCTTGCCACGTTCGTGCTCGGCGCGGTGGTGTTCGGCTGGGGAGGGTGGGCCTTCAGTCTGCCGCTGTTGGCGTTTTTCGTGTTGTCCAGCCTGCTTTCGCGCTTCGGTGCCCGGCGCAAGCGCGCGGCCAGCCGTGCTTTTCAAAAAGGTCATCGCCGCGATTTCGGCCAGGTGGTGGCCAACGGCGGCGTGCCCGGCCTGCTGGTGGTTCTGTGGTATCTTGATCCGCAACCGCTGTGGTACTCGCTGTTTCTGGGCGCGGTCGCCGCAGTCACCGCGGATACCTGGGCCACTGAGATCGGCCTGCTCTCGCGCCGGCCGCCGCGCTTGATTACCACGCTGCAAACCGTAGCCGCCGGCACTTCGGGCGCGATTTCTGGACTGGGACTGTTCGGCGCCGGCCTCGGTGCTTTCACCATTGCCATGCTCGGCGCCGCGCTGCAGTTCGGCGAGCCGGGGCAGCGCTTTGGTTTCTCCGGCATTGCTTTCATTACGCTGGCGGGCGTGCTGGCGCATCTTTTCGACAGCCTGCTGGGCGCAACGATTCAAGCGCAGCGCATCTGCCCCACCTGCGGCAAAATCAGCGAGAAGCGGGGCGAATGCTGCGGTGCCGAACGCCAGCCGCATTCGGGCTGGCATTGGGTGGATAATGACGTGGTCAACGGCGTCTGCGCGCTGTGCGGCGTGTTGGCGGTGTTGTTGGCCACGCCGGTGTTGCAGTAA
- the mazG gene encoding nucleoside triphosphate pyrophosphohydrolase encodes MPAKKLQLLQPIGAAKPQTGENMHGSEKLTGLVEIMAQLRGPQGCPWDREQTHASLRPYLLEETYEVLHALDAGDEEELRHELGDLLLQVIYHAQIAAESGRFDIGAVIEAISAKMIRRHPHVFGEAKVNSAAELTHLWEKIKQQEGKKSALDGVPHALPALQRAARLQQKARAAAASAVEVEINWQAFRAAAAGEEERPQRDHRPLTELYGDLLFRLVALGRGLGLNAEDSLRETCHRFEQEFEGSRE; translated from the coding sequence ATGCCGGCGAAAAAGTTGCAGCTCTTGCAGCCGATCGGCGCAGCAAAACCACAAACCGGAGAGAACATGCACGGCAGTGAAAAACTCACGGGATTGGTCGAGATCATGGCGCAGTTGCGCGGCCCGCAGGGTTGTCCGTGGGATCGCGAGCAGACCCACGCCTCGTTGCGGCCGTACCTGCTCGAAGAAACGTATGAAGTTCTGCATGCACTCGACGCGGGCGATGAGGAGGAACTGCGCCATGAGCTGGGCGATCTGCTGCTGCAGGTGATCTATCATGCGCAGATTGCCGCGGAATCGGGCCGCTTCGACATCGGCGCGGTGATCGAAGCGATCAGCGCCAAGATGATTCGCCGGCACCCGCACGTGTTCGGCGAGGCCAAAGTGAATTCCGCCGCCGAGCTGACGCACCTGTGGGAGAAAATCAAGCAGCAGGAAGGAAAAAAATCGGCGCTCGACGGCGTGCCGCACGCCCTGCCGGCGCTACAGCGCGCTGCCCGGCTGCAGCAAAAGGCACGCGCCGCCGCCGCGAGTGCGGTCGAGGTTGAAATCAACTGGCAAGCTTTTCGCGCGGCCGCCGCGGGAGAGGAAGAGCGACCGCAACGCGACCACCGGCCGTTGACGGAGCTTTATGGCGATCTGCTGTTCCGCCTGGTGGCGCTCGGCCGCGGGCTGGGCCTGAATGCCGAAGACAGCCTGCGCGAAACCTGCCATCGCTTCGAACAAGAATTCGAAGGGAGCCGGGAATGA
- a CDS encoding GNAT family N-acetyltransferase translates to MITLRPLQGDAEIHACAHTMSTSEPWLTLGRSYEESVAVLSDASKEVYVAVAAEELAGFIIINMQGAFRGYIQTVCVMPAWRGQGLGSQLIGFAEARIFRDAPNVFMCVSSFNAGAQKLYRRLGYEVIGELKDYVVAGHAEILLRKTIGPLAGFKGREAKT, encoded by the coding sequence ATGATCACCCTCCGCCCCTTGCAGGGCGACGCAGAAATTCATGCCTGCGCCCACACGATGTCGACCTCCGAGCCGTGGTTGACTTTGGGCCGCAGCTACGAAGAGTCCGTCGCCGTTCTCAGTGATGCCAGCAAGGAAGTTTACGTTGCGGTGGCGGCAGAAGAGTTGGCGGGATTCATCATCATCAACATGCAGGGCGCGTTCCGCGGCTACATTCAAACGGTGTGCGTGATGCCGGCGTGGCGCGGCCAGGGCCTCGGCAGCCAGTTGATCGGTTTCGCCGAAGCGCGGATTTTCCGGGATGCGCCCAACGTCTTCATGTGCGTGTCATCGTTCAATGCCGGCGCGCAGAAACTCTATCGCCGGCTGGGCTATGAAGTGATCGGCGAGCTGAAAGACTACGTGGTGGCCGGGCATGCCGAGATTCTGTTGCGCAAAACGATCGGGCCGCTGGCGGGGTTCAAGGGGAGAGAAGCGAAAACCTGA
- a CDS encoding zinc ribbon domain-containing protein, with protein MTRFFFFLFALLMILAATWAAPASYARQVQVEAGIHCPFCGVSNQPTARFCSACGSSLPQAGAPVATTAGEPAAEQTLAALAPASAESDREAEALNFYKAGFNFLDQGAYELAATSFRRVVTLYPASAHARESELLARACDELAMARSKSPRPATKSGGSAAAAFGGAFIGGALGTLGGIMLLFLMAGGS; from the coding sequence ATGACACGTTTCTTCTTTTTTCTTTTCGCCCTGCTGATGATTTTGGCAGCGACGTGGGCAGCGCCGGCGAGCTACGCTCGGCAAGTGCAGGTGGAAGCGGGCATTCATTGCCCCTTCTGCGGCGTTTCGAATCAGCCCACGGCCAGATTCTGCAGTGCCTGCGGCTCGAGCCTGCCCCAGGCCGGCGCGCCGGTCGCAACGACTGCAGGTGAACCGGCAGCGGAGCAGACTTTGGCCGCGCTTGCGCCGGCCAGCGCCGAATCTGACCGCGAGGCCGAAGCGCTGAATTTTTACAAAGCCGGCTTTAATTTTCTCGACCAAGGCGCCTACGAACTGGCAGCCACTTCCTTCCGTCGCGTCGTCACCTTGTATCCGGCTTCGGCGCATGCGCGCGAAAGCGAGCTGCTTGCCCGCGCCTGTGATGAGTTGGCGATGGCCAGGTCCAAATCTCCGCGGCCGGCCACGAAGTCCGGCGGCTCAGCGGCCGCGGCCTTTGGCGGCGCCTTCATCGGCGGCGCGCTCGGCACGCTCGGCGGCATCATGTTGCTGTTCTTGATGGCCGGCGGCAGTTGA